The Stomoxys calcitrans chromosome 3, idStoCalc2.1, whole genome shotgun sequence genome includes a region encoding these proteins:
- the LOC106087353 gene encoding tetraspanin-7, which yields MASTRDLQLNSGMRCAKYMLLIVSFMFAITAILLVMVGSTIQAIFGDFRQFVDDHFLSPPALLIAIGFILLFVATLGAYGAIKESVMLINLYGVCLFMVFILEISASIAAFVMQGQVREMLIRTMNDSLANYETNDYIKTGVDYMQQGLECCGVNGPNDWLGYYPQTNTTSESNGIVEIDVPSSCCGLFNIYDFNQCDRQFESGCLGRMDFIISQSTMLIATGATTVAFVQLLGALCAFMLAKTLRRNKSLREARRWQLQQSLGVLISGGKMAPPMNSPMTGYTQLEKSEKFLEHDPIVYTPSSPSVN from the exons ATCACCGCCATTCTCTTGGTAATGGTTGGCTCAACCATTCAGGCCATCTTTGGTGATTTCCGTCAATTTGTCGATGACCATTTCCTTTCTCCTCCCGCACTTTTGATAGCCATTGGTTTTATACTGCTCTTTGTAGCCACATTGGGCGCCTATGGCGCAATCAAGGAAAGTGTAATGCTTATCAATTTG TATGGCGTCTGCTTGTTTATGGTATTCATTTTGGAAATATCCGCTTCCATTGCGGCATTCGTTATGCAAGGACAAGTACGTGAAATGTTGATACGCACCATGAATGATTCTTTGGCCAATTATGAAACAAATGATTACATCAAGACCGGCGTTGACTACATGCAGCAAGGCCTAGAGTGTTGTGGTGTAAATGGTCCCAATGATTGGCTCGGCTATTATCCTCAGACCAATACCACCTCCGAGAGTAATGGCATTGTCGAAATTGATGTGCCCAGTTCTTGCTGTGGCCTCTTCAATATCTACGATTTCAATCAATGTGACAGACAATTCGAAAGTGGTTGTTTGGGACGCATGGACTTTATTATATCCCAGAGTACAATGTTGATTGCCACCGGTGCCACCACGGTGGCCTTTGTGCAG cTTTTGGGTGCTTTGTGCGCCTTCATGTTGGCCAAGACCTTGAGACGTAACAAATCCTTGCGTGAGGCCCGCCGCTGGCAATTGCAACAAAGCCTGGGTGTCCTTATCTCGGGTGGAAAAATGGCTCCGCCCATGAATTCGCCCATGACTGGCTACACACAATTGGAGAAATCGGAGAAATTTTTGGAACACGATCCCATTGTCTACACTCCCAGCAGTCCCAGTGTGAATTAA